One window of Desulfarculus baarsii DSM 2075 genomic DNA carries:
- a CDS encoding MlaD family protein, whose translation MAGVSTEAKVGVFVMVAIALLGYMTLRLGDFQIGEPAGYEVWALFDSASGLKLNAPVEMAGITIGKVAGVSLDQGRARITLRINEDVHLPADVQALIRTRGVLGDKFVSIEGGSPAAPPLENGQRLARASVPTDLDQVMSRIGQVAEDIGAITSSLKMSIASPESQRNIAQSLSNIKELTDTLKVVIGDNQARLDNIIANLDNFSENISQLSDENRSALTSTIQNFAKASANMEQTMHSLNSVLAKIDDGKGTIGQLVNNDQTVRDLNSTLASLRQVSDKINQGKGTLGRLVNDDATIDKIDQALTGINDYIGQGDAWRLKVDYRGEYLFQHEALRSEVNVLLQPRMDKFYLLGVVSDPVGRRRETLTDTTTNTDGEISHVRVKQFTTDKDDLTFNAQIGKRFYDAVIRAGLFQSTGGFALDYMLMDDDLRLTMELFDFSTDEKPHLKLRSDYRFMKYFYVTAGVDDVLSDQGNSTFFMGGGFYFDDNDLKFLLTKAPTP comes from the coding sequence ATGGCCGGGGTATCCACGGAAGCAAAAGTCGGCGTCTTCGTGATGGTGGCCATCGCCCTGTTGGGTTACATGACGCTGCGGCTGGGCGATTTCCAGATCGGCGAGCCGGCTGGCTACGAGGTCTGGGCGCTGTTCGATTCGGCCAGCGGCCTGAAGCTCAACGCCCCGGTGGAAATGGCCGGCATCACCATCGGCAAGGTGGCCGGGGTGAGCCTGGACCAGGGCCGGGCGCGGATTACGCTACGCATCAACGAGGACGTGCATCTGCCGGCCGACGTGCAGGCCCTGATCCGCACCCGTGGCGTTCTGGGCGACAAGTTCGTCTCCATCGAGGGCGGCAGCCCCGCCGCGCCGCCGCTGGAAAACGGCCAGCGCCTGGCCCGGGCCAGCGTGCCCACCGACCTGGATCAGGTCATGAGCCGCATCGGCCAGGTGGCCGAGGACATCGGGGCCATCACCTCGTCGCTGAAGATGAGCATCGCCTCGCCCGAGAGCCAACGCAACATCGCCCAGTCGCTTTCCAACATCAAGGAGCTGACCGACACGCTCAAGGTGGTCATCGGCGACAACCAGGCCCGGCTGGACAACATCATCGCCAACCTGGACAATTTTTCCGAAAACATCAGCCAGCTCAGCGACGAAAACCGCTCGGCCCTGACCAGCACCATCCAGAACTTCGCCAAGGCCAGCGCCAACATGGAACAGACCATGCACAGCCTCAACTCCGTGCTGGCCAAGATCGACGACGGCAAGGGCACCATCGGCCAACTGGTCAACAACGACCAGACCGTGCGCGACCTCAACTCCACCCTGGCCTCCCTGCGCCAGGTCAGCGACAAGATCAACCAGGGCAAGGGCACCCTGGGCCGCCTGGTCAACGACGACGCCACCATCGACAAGATCGACCAGGCCCTCACCGGCATCAACGACTACATCGGCCAGGGCGACGCCTGGCGCCTGAAGGTGGATTACCGCGGCGAGTACCTGTTCCAGCACGAGGCCCTGCGCAGCGAGGTCAACGTGCTCTTGCAGCCGCGCATGGACAAGTTCTACCTGCTGGGCGTGGTCTCCGACCCGGTGGGCCGCCGCCGCGAGACGCTCACCGACACCACCACCAACACCGACGGCGAGATTTCCCACGTCCGGGTCAAGCAGTTCACCACCGACAAGGACGACCTGACCTTCAACGCCCAGATCGGCAAGCGCTTCTACGACGCCGTGATTCGCGCCGGCCTGTTCCAGTCCACCGGCGGCTTCGCCCTGGACTACATGCTCATGGACGACGACCTGCGCCTGACCATGGAGCTCTTCGACTTCAGCACCGACGAAAAGCCCCACCTCAAGCTGCGTTCCGACTATCGGTTCATGAAATACTTTTATGTCACCGCCGGCGTTGACGACGTGCTCAGCGACCAGGGCAACAGCACGTTCTTCATGGGCGGCGGGTTTTACTTCGACGACAACGACCTGAAGTTCTTGTTGACCAAGGCGCCCACGCCCTAG
- the corA gene encoding magnesium/cobalt transporter CorA, with protein sequence MLDFIKGWSRRAALPPGSLVHVGRRRVQTPSATVTYYNGQGRRVVENAGPGDVAPVADEVCWLRVRGLHDLELIRGLGQRLNLHPMLLEDVVEATQRPKVEEFADYLFVVLRLLRFDQQTAVISEEQLSLVLGRGWVATFEESDDTPLDLVAQRIAQRRGRIAEMGADYLAYAIIDVMIDSNFGVLEAFGESLDAIEDQVLANPSEASAKALYHFKGQIIHLRRVLWPLREVVNFIARGDSGFFSQPVWPFLRDVADHALHVLDAADAIREQATGLMELHLGALGNRTNEVMKVLTIMASIFIPLTFIAGVYGMNFEYMPELRLHYGYPAVLAAMAAVAAGLIIYFRHKKWL encoded by the coding sequence ATGCTCGATTTTATCAAAGGCTGGTCTCGGCGGGCCGCCCTGCCGCCCGGGTCGCTGGTCCACGTGGGCCGGCGGCGCGTCCAGACGCCTTCGGCCACGGTGACCTACTACAACGGCCAGGGCCGGCGCGTGGTCGAAAACGCCGGGCCGGGCGACGTGGCCCCGGTCGCCGACGAGGTCTGCTGGCTGCGCGTGCGCGGCCTGCACGACCTGGAGCTGATCCGCGGCCTGGGCCAACGCCTGAACCTGCACCCGATGCTGCTGGAGGATGTGGTCGAGGCCACCCAGCGGCCCAAGGTCGAGGAGTTCGCCGACTATCTCTTCGTGGTGCTGAGGCTCCTGCGCTTCGATCAACAAACCGCCGTCATCAGCGAGGAGCAGCTCAGCCTGGTCTTGGGCCGGGGTTGGGTGGCCACCTTCGAGGAGAGCGACGACACGCCCCTGGATTTGGTGGCCCAGCGCATCGCCCAGCGGCGCGGCCGCATCGCCGAAATGGGGGCCGACTACCTGGCCTACGCCATCATCGATGTGATGATCGACAGCAATTTCGGCGTGTTGGAAGCCTTCGGCGAGAGCCTCGACGCCATCGAGGACCAGGTCTTGGCCAACCCCTCCGAGGCCTCGGCCAAGGCGCTCTATCACTTCAAGGGCCAGATAATCCACCTGCGGCGGGTGCTGTGGCCCCTGCGCGAGGTGGTCAATTTCATCGCCAGGGGCGATTCGGGCTTTTTCAGCCAGCCGGTGTGGCCATTTTTGCGCGATGTGGCCGACCACGCCCTGCACGTGCTCGACGCCGCCGACGCCATCCGCGAGCAGGCCACCGGCCTGATGGAGCTGCACCTGGGGGCCTTGGGCAACCGCACCAACGAGGTGATGAAGGTGCTGACGATCATGGCCTCGATCTTTATCCCGCTGACGTTCATCGCCGGGGTTTATGGCATGAATTTCGAATACATGCCCGAGCTGCGCCTGCACTATGGCTATCCGGCGGTCTTGGCCGCGATGGCCGCGGTGGCCGCGGGGCTGATCATCTATTTCCGCCACAAAAAGTGGCTCTGA